From Pan troglodytes isolate AG18354 chromosome 9, NHGRI_mPanTro3-v2.0_pri, whole genome shotgun sequence, the proteins below share one genomic window:
- the SCYL1 gene encoding N-terminal kinase-like protein isoform X3, producing MWFFARDPVRDFPFELIPEPPEGGLPGPWALHRGRKKATGSPVSIFVYDVKPGAEEQTQVAKAAFKRFKTLRHPNILAYIDGLETEKCLHVVTEAVTPLGIYLKARVEAGGLKELEISWGLHQIVKALSFLVNDCSLIHNNVCMAAVFVDRAGEWKLGGLDYMYSAQGNGGGPPRKGIPELEQYDPPELADSSGRVVREKWSADMWRLGCLIWEVFNGPLPRAAALRNPGKIPKTLVPHYCELVGANPKVRPNPARFLQNCQAPGGFMSNRFVETNLFLEEIQIKEPAEKQKFFQELSKSLDAFPEDFCRHKVLPQLLTAFEFGNAGAVVLTPLFKVGKFLSAEEYQQKIIPVVVKMFSSTDRAMRIRLLQQMEQFIQYLDEPTVNTQIFPHVVHGFLDTNPAIREQTVKSMLLLAPKLNEANLNVELMKHFARLQAKDEQGPIRCNTTVCLGKIGSYLSASTRHRVLTSAFSRATKDPFAASRVAGVLGFAATHNLYSMNDCAQKILPVLCGLTVDPEKSVRDQAFKAIRSFLSKLESVSEDPTQLEEVEKDVHAASSPGMGGAAASWAGWAVTGVSSLTSKLIRSHPTTAPTETNIPQRPTPEGHWETQEEDKDTAEDSSAADRWDDEDWGSLEEAESVLAQQDDWSTGGQVSRASQVSNSDHKSSKSPESDWSSWEAEGSWEQGWQEPSSQEPPPDGTRLASEYNWGGPESSDKGDPFATLSARPSTQPRPDSWGEDNWEGLETDSRQVKAELARKKREERRREMEAKRAERKVAKGPMKLGARKLD from the exons ATGTGGTTCTTTGCCCGGGACCCGGTCCGGGACTTTCCGTTCGAGCTCATCCCGGAGCCCCCAGAGGGCGGCCTGCCCGGGCCCTGGGCCCTGCACCGCGGCCGCAAGAAG GCCACAGGCAGCCCCGTGTCCATCTTCGTCTATGATGTGAAGCCTGGCGCGGAAGAGCAGACCCAGGTGGCCAAAGCTGCCTTCAAGCGCTTCAAAACTCTACGGCACCCCAACATCCTGGCTTACATCGATGGACTGGAG ACAGAAAAATGCCTCCACGTCGTGACAGAGGCTGTGACCCCGTTGGGAATATACCTCAAGGCGAGAGTGGAGGCTGGTGGCCTGAAGGAGCTGGAGATCTCCTGGGGGCTACACCAGATCGTG AAAGCCCTCAGCTTCCTGGTCAACGACTGCAGCCTCATCCACAACAATGTCTGCATGGCCGCCGTGTTCGTGGACCGAGCTGGCGAGTGGAAGCTTGGGGGCCTGGACTACATGTATTCAGCCCAGGGCAACGGTGGGGGACCTCCCCGCAAGGGGATCCCCGAGCTTGAGCAGTATGACCCCCCGGAGTTGGCTGACAGCAGTGGCAGAGTGGTCAGAGAGAAGTG GTCAGCAGACATGTGGCGCTTGGGCTGCCTCATTTGGGAAGTCTTCAATGGGCCCCTACCTCGGGCAGCAGCCCTACGCAACCCTGGGAAG ATCCCCAAAACGCTGGTGCCCCATTACTGTGAGCTGGTGGGAGCAAACCCCAAGGTGCGTCCCAACCCAGCCCGCTTCCTGCAGAACTGCCAGGCACCTGGTGGCTTCATGAGCAACCGCTTTGTAGAAACCAACCTCTTCCTGGAGGAGATTCAG ATCAAAGAGCCAGCCGAGAAGCAAAAATTCTTCCAGGAGCTGAGCAAGAGCCTGGACGCATTCCCTGAGGATTTCTGTCGGCACAAGGTGCTGCCCCAGCTGCTGACCGCCTTCGAGTTCGGCAATGCTGGGGCCGTTGTCCTCACGCCCCTCTTCAAG GTGGGCAAGTTCCTGAGCGCTGAGGAGTATCAGCAGAAGATCATCCCTGTGGTGGTCAAGATGTTCTCATCCACTGACCGGGCCATGCGCATCCGCCTCCTGCAGCAG atgGAGCAGTTCATCCAGTACCTTGACGAGCCAACGGTCAACACCCAGATCTTCCCCCACGTCGTACATGGCTTCCTGGACACCAACCCTGCCATCCGGGAGCAGACGGTCAAG TCCATGCTGCTCCTGGCCCCAAAGCTGAACGAGGCCAACCTCAATGTGGAGCTGATGAAGCACTTTGCACGGCTACAGGCCAAGGATGAACAGGGCCCCATCCGCTGCAACACCACAGTCTGCCTGGGCAAAATCGGCTCCTACCTCAGTGCTAGC ACCAGACACAGGGTCCTTACCTCTGCCTTCAGCCGAGCCACTAAGGACCCATTTGCAGCGTCCCGGGTTGCGGGTGTCCTGGGCTTTGCTGCCACCCACAACCTCTACTCAATGAACGACTGTGCCCAGAAGATCCTGCCTGTGCTCTGCGGTCTCACTGTAGATCCTGAGAAATCTGTGCGAGACCAG GCCTTCAAGGCCATTCGGAGCTTCCTGTCCAAATTGGAGTCTGTGTCGGAGGACCCGACCCAGCTGGAGGAAGTGG AGAAGGATGTCCATGCAGCCTCCAGCCCTGGCATGGGAGGAGCTGCAGCCAGCTGGGCAGGCTGGGCCGTGACCGGGGTCTCCTCACTCACCTCCAAGCTGATCCGTTCGCACCCAACCACTGCCCCCACAGAAACCAACATTCCTCAAAGACCCACGCCTGAAG GCCACTGGGAGACGCAGGAGGAGGACAAGGACACAGCAGAGGACAGCAGCGCTGCTGACAGATGGGACGACGAAGACTGGGGCAGCCTGGAG GAGGCCGAGTCTGTGCTGGCCCAGCAGGACGACTGGAGCACCGGGGGCCAAGTGAGCCGTGCTAGTCAG GTCAGCAACTCCGACCACAAATCCTCCAAATCCCCAGAGTCCGActggagcagctgggaagctGAGGGCTCCTGGGAACAGGGCTGGCAGGAGCCAAGCTCCCAGGAGCCACCTCCTGACGGTACACGGCTGGCCAGCGAGTATAACTGGGGTGGCCCAGAGTCCAGCGACAAGGGCGACCCCTTCGCTACCCTGTCTGCACGTCCCAGCACCCAG CCGAGGCCGGACTCTTGGGGTGAGGACAACTGGGAGGGCCTCGAGACTGACAGTC GACAGGTCAAGGCTGAGCTGGCCCGGAAGAAGCGCGAGGAGCGGCGGCGGGAGATGGAGGCCAAACGCGCCGAGAGGAAGGTGGCCAAGGGCCCCATGAAGCTGGGAGCCCGGAAGCTGGACTGA
- the SCYL1 gene encoding N-terminal kinase-like protein isoform X15 yields the protein MWFFARDPVRDFPFELIPEPPEGGLPGPWALHRGRKKATGSPVSIFVYDVKPGAEEQTQVAKAAFKRFKTLRHPNILAYIDGLETEKCLHVVTEAVTPLGIYLKARVEAGGLKELEISWGLHQIVKALSFLVNDCSLIHNNVCMAAVFVDRAGEWKLGGLDYMYSAQGNGGGPPRKGIPELEQYDPPELADSSGRVVREKWSADMWRLGCLIWEVFNGPLPRAAALRNPGKIPKTLVPHYCELVGANPKVRPNPARFLQNCQAPGGFMSNRFVETNLFLEEIQIKEPAEKQKFFQELSKSLDAFPEDFCRHKVLPQLLTAFEFGNAGAVVLTPLFKVGKFLSAEEYQQKIIPVVVKMFSSTDRAMRIRLLQQMEQFIQYLDEPTVNTQIFPHVVHGFLDTNPAIREQTVKSMLLLAPKLNEANLNVELMKHFARLQAKDEQGPIRCNTTVCLGKIGSYLSASTRHRVLTSAFSRATKDPFAASRVAGVLGFAATHNLYSMNDCAQKILPVLCGLTVDPEKSVRDQAFKAIRSFLSKLESVSEDPTQLEEVEKDVHAASSPGMGGAAASWAGWAVTGVSSLTSKLIRSHPTTAPTETNIPQRPTPEGHWETQEEDKDTAEDSSAADRWDDEDWGSLEQEAESVLAQQDDWSTGGQVSRASQSPTGAAGKLRAPGNRAGRSQAPRSHLLTVHGWPASITGVAQSPATRATPSLPCLHVPAPSRGRTLGVRTTGRASRLTVDRSRLSWPGRSARSGGGRWRPNAPRGRWPRAP from the exons ATGTGGTTCTTTGCCCGGGACCCGGTCCGGGACTTTCCGTTCGAGCTCATCCCGGAGCCCCCAGAGGGCGGCCTGCCCGGGCCCTGGGCCCTGCACCGCGGCCGCAAGAAG GCCACAGGCAGCCCCGTGTCCATCTTCGTCTATGATGTGAAGCCTGGCGCGGAAGAGCAGACCCAGGTGGCCAAAGCTGCCTTCAAGCGCTTCAAAACTCTACGGCACCCCAACATCCTGGCTTACATCGATGGACTGGAG ACAGAAAAATGCCTCCACGTCGTGACAGAGGCTGTGACCCCGTTGGGAATATACCTCAAGGCGAGAGTGGAGGCTGGTGGCCTGAAGGAGCTGGAGATCTCCTGGGGGCTACACCAGATCGTG AAAGCCCTCAGCTTCCTGGTCAACGACTGCAGCCTCATCCACAACAATGTCTGCATGGCCGCCGTGTTCGTGGACCGAGCTGGCGAGTGGAAGCTTGGGGGCCTGGACTACATGTATTCAGCCCAGGGCAACGGTGGGGGACCTCCCCGCAAGGGGATCCCCGAGCTTGAGCAGTATGACCCCCCGGAGTTGGCTGACAGCAGTGGCAGAGTGGTCAGAGAGAAGTG GTCAGCAGACATGTGGCGCTTGGGCTGCCTCATTTGGGAAGTCTTCAATGGGCCCCTACCTCGGGCAGCAGCCCTACGCAACCCTGGGAAG ATCCCCAAAACGCTGGTGCCCCATTACTGTGAGCTGGTGGGAGCAAACCCCAAGGTGCGTCCCAACCCAGCCCGCTTCCTGCAGAACTGCCAGGCACCTGGTGGCTTCATGAGCAACCGCTTTGTAGAAACCAACCTCTTCCTGGAGGAGATTCAG ATCAAAGAGCCAGCCGAGAAGCAAAAATTCTTCCAGGAGCTGAGCAAGAGCCTGGACGCATTCCCTGAGGATTTCTGTCGGCACAAGGTGCTGCCCCAGCTGCTGACCGCCTTCGAGTTCGGCAATGCTGGGGCCGTTGTCCTCACGCCCCTCTTCAAG GTGGGCAAGTTCCTGAGCGCTGAGGAGTATCAGCAGAAGATCATCCCTGTGGTGGTCAAGATGTTCTCATCCACTGACCGGGCCATGCGCATCCGCCTCCTGCAGCAG atgGAGCAGTTCATCCAGTACCTTGACGAGCCAACGGTCAACACCCAGATCTTCCCCCACGTCGTACATGGCTTCCTGGACACCAACCCTGCCATCCGGGAGCAGACGGTCAAG TCCATGCTGCTCCTGGCCCCAAAGCTGAACGAGGCCAACCTCAATGTGGAGCTGATGAAGCACTTTGCACGGCTACAGGCCAAGGATGAACAGGGCCCCATCCGCTGCAACACCACAGTCTGCCTGGGCAAAATCGGCTCCTACCTCAGTGCTAGC ACCAGACACAGGGTCCTTACCTCTGCCTTCAGCCGAGCCACTAAGGACCCATTTGCAGCGTCCCGGGTTGCGGGTGTCCTGGGCTTTGCTGCCACCCACAACCTCTACTCAATGAACGACTGTGCCCAGAAGATCCTGCCTGTGCTCTGCGGTCTCACTGTAGATCCTGAGAAATCTGTGCGAGACCAG GCCTTCAAGGCCATTCGGAGCTTCCTGTCCAAATTGGAGTCTGTGTCGGAGGACCCGACCCAGCTGGAGGAAGTGG AGAAGGATGTCCATGCAGCCTCCAGCCCTGGCATGGGAGGAGCTGCAGCCAGCTGGGCAGGCTGGGCCGTGACCGGGGTCTCCTCACTCACCTCCAAGCTGATCCGTTCGCACCCAACCACTGCCCCCACAGAAACCAACATTCCTCAAAGACCCACGCCTGAAG GCCACTGGGAGACGCAGGAGGAGGACAAGGACACAGCAGAGGACAGCAGCGCTGCTGACAGATGGGACGACGAAGACTGGGGCAGCCTGGAG CAGGAGGCCGAGTCTGTGCTGGCCCAGCAGGACGACTGGAGCACCGGGGGCCAAGTGAGCCGTGCTAGTCAG AGTCCGActggagcagctgggaagctGAGGGCTCCTGGGAACAGGGCTGGCAGGAGCCAAGCTCCCAGGAGCCACCTCCTGACGGTACACGGCTGGCCAGCGAGTATAACTGGGGTGGCCCAGAGTCCAGCGACAAGGGCGACCCCTTCGCTACCCTGTCTGCACGTCCCAGCACCCAG CCGAGGCCGGACTCTTGGGGTGAGGACAACTGGGAGGGCCTCGAGACTGACAGTC GACAGGTCAAGGCTGAGCTGGCCCGGAAGAAGCGCGAGGAGCGGCGGCGGGAGATGGAGGCCAAACGCGCCGAGAGGAAGGTGGCCAAGGGCCCCATGA
- the SCYL1 gene encoding N-terminal kinase-like protein isoform X13, producing the protein MWFFARDPVRDFPFELIPEPPEGGLPGPWALHRGRKKATGSPVSIFVYDVKPGAEEQTQVAKAAFKRFKTLRHPNILAYIDGLETEKCLHVVTEAVTPLGIYLKARVEAGGLKELEISWGLHQIVKALSFLVNDCSLIHNNVCMAAVFVDRAGEWKLGGLDYMYSAQGNGGGPPRKGIPELEQYDPPELADSSGRVVREKWSADMWRLGCLIWEVFNGPLPRAAALRNPGKIPKTLVPHYCELVGANPKVRPNPARFLQNCQAPGGFMSNRFVETNLFLEEIQIKEPAEKQKFFQELSKSLDAFPEDFCRHKVLPQLLTAFEFGNAGAVVLTPLFKVGKFLSAEEYQQKIIPVVVKMFSSTDRAMRIRLLQQMEQFIQYLDEPTVNTQIFPHVVHGFLDTNPAIREQTVKSMLLLAPKLNEANLNVELMKHFARLQAKDEQGPIRCNTTVCLGKIGSYLSASTRHRVLTSAFSRATKDPFAASRVAGVLGFAATHNLYSMNDCAQKILPVLCGLTVDPEKSVRDQAFKAIRSFLSKLESVSEDPTQLEEVEKDVHAASSPGMGGAAASWAGWAVTGVSSLTSKLIRSHPTTAPTETNIPQRPTPEGVPAPAPTPVPATPTTSGHWETQEEDKDTAEDSSAADRWDDEDWGSLEQEAESVLAQQDDWSTGGQVSRASQVSNSDHKSSKSPESDWSSWEAEGSWEQGWQEPSSQEPPPDGTRLASEYNWGGPESSDKGDPFATLSARPSTQDRSRLSWPGRSARSGGGRWRPNAPRGRWPRAP; encoded by the exons ATGTGGTTCTTTGCCCGGGACCCGGTCCGGGACTTTCCGTTCGAGCTCATCCCGGAGCCCCCAGAGGGCGGCCTGCCCGGGCCCTGGGCCCTGCACCGCGGCCGCAAGAAG GCCACAGGCAGCCCCGTGTCCATCTTCGTCTATGATGTGAAGCCTGGCGCGGAAGAGCAGACCCAGGTGGCCAAAGCTGCCTTCAAGCGCTTCAAAACTCTACGGCACCCCAACATCCTGGCTTACATCGATGGACTGGAG ACAGAAAAATGCCTCCACGTCGTGACAGAGGCTGTGACCCCGTTGGGAATATACCTCAAGGCGAGAGTGGAGGCTGGTGGCCTGAAGGAGCTGGAGATCTCCTGGGGGCTACACCAGATCGTG AAAGCCCTCAGCTTCCTGGTCAACGACTGCAGCCTCATCCACAACAATGTCTGCATGGCCGCCGTGTTCGTGGACCGAGCTGGCGAGTGGAAGCTTGGGGGCCTGGACTACATGTATTCAGCCCAGGGCAACGGTGGGGGACCTCCCCGCAAGGGGATCCCCGAGCTTGAGCAGTATGACCCCCCGGAGTTGGCTGACAGCAGTGGCAGAGTGGTCAGAGAGAAGTG GTCAGCAGACATGTGGCGCTTGGGCTGCCTCATTTGGGAAGTCTTCAATGGGCCCCTACCTCGGGCAGCAGCCCTACGCAACCCTGGGAAG ATCCCCAAAACGCTGGTGCCCCATTACTGTGAGCTGGTGGGAGCAAACCCCAAGGTGCGTCCCAACCCAGCCCGCTTCCTGCAGAACTGCCAGGCACCTGGTGGCTTCATGAGCAACCGCTTTGTAGAAACCAACCTCTTCCTGGAGGAGATTCAG ATCAAAGAGCCAGCCGAGAAGCAAAAATTCTTCCAGGAGCTGAGCAAGAGCCTGGACGCATTCCCTGAGGATTTCTGTCGGCACAAGGTGCTGCCCCAGCTGCTGACCGCCTTCGAGTTCGGCAATGCTGGGGCCGTTGTCCTCACGCCCCTCTTCAAG GTGGGCAAGTTCCTGAGCGCTGAGGAGTATCAGCAGAAGATCATCCCTGTGGTGGTCAAGATGTTCTCATCCACTGACCGGGCCATGCGCATCCGCCTCCTGCAGCAG atgGAGCAGTTCATCCAGTACCTTGACGAGCCAACGGTCAACACCCAGATCTTCCCCCACGTCGTACATGGCTTCCTGGACACCAACCCTGCCATCCGGGAGCAGACGGTCAAG TCCATGCTGCTCCTGGCCCCAAAGCTGAACGAGGCCAACCTCAATGTGGAGCTGATGAAGCACTTTGCACGGCTACAGGCCAAGGATGAACAGGGCCCCATCCGCTGCAACACCACAGTCTGCCTGGGCAAAATCGGCTCCTACCTCAGTGCTAGC ACCAGACACAGGGTCCTTACCTCTGCCTTCAGCCGAGCCACTAAGGACCCATTTGCAGCGTCCCGGGTTGCGGGTGTCCTGGGCTTTGCTGCCACCCACAACCTCTACTCAATGAACGACTGTGCCCAGAAGATCCTGCCTGTGCTCTGCGGTCTCACTGTAGATCCTGAGAAATCTGTGCGAGACCAG GCCTTCAAGGCCATTCGGAGCTTCCTGTCCAAATTGGAGTCTGTGTCGGAGGACCCGACCCAGCTGGAGGAAGTGG AGAAGGATGTCCATGCAGCCTCCAGCCCTGGCATGGGAGGAGCTGCAGCCAGCTGGGCAGGCTGGGCCGTGACCGGGGTCTCCTCACTCACCTCCAAGCTGATCCGTTCGCACCCAACCACTGCCCCCACAGAAACCAACATTCCTCAAAGACCCACGCCTGAAG GAGTTCCTGCCCCGGCCCCCACCCCTGTTCCTGCCACCCCTACAACCTCAGGCCACTGGGAGACGCAGGAGGAGGACAAGGACACAGCAGAGGACAGCAGCGCTGCTGACAGATGGGACGACGAAGACTGGGGCAGCCTGGAG CAGGAGGCCGAGTCTGTGCTGGCCCAGCAGGACGACTGGAGCACCGGGGGCCAAGTGAGCCGTGCTAGTCAG GTCAGCAACTCCGACCACAAATCCTCCAAATCCCCAGAGTCCGActggagcagctgggaagctGAGGGCTCCTGGGAACAGGGCTGGCAGGAGCCAAGCTCCCAGGAGCCACCTCCTGACGGTACACGGCTGGCCAGCGAGTATAACTGGGGTGGCCCAGAGTCCAGCGACAAGGGCGACCCCTTCGCTACCCTGTCTGCACGTCCCAGCACCCAG GACAGGTCAAGGCTGAGCTGGCCCGGAAGAAGCGCGAGGAGCGGCGGCGGGAGATGGAGGCCAAACGCGCCGAGAGGAAGGTGGCCAAGGGCCCCATGA
- the SCYL1 gene encoding N-terminal kinase-like protein isoform X2 — MWFFARDPVRDFPFELIPEPPEGGLPGPWALHRGRKKATGSPVSIFVYDVKPGAEEQTQVAKAAFKRFKTLRHPNILAYIDGLETEKCLHVVTEAVTPLGIYLKARVEAGGLKELEISWGLHQIVKALSFLVNDCSLIHNNVCMAAVFVDRAGEWKLGGLDYMYSAQGNGGGPPRKGIPELEQYDPPELADSSGRVVREKWSADMWRLGCLIWEVFNGPLPRAAALRNPGKIPKTLVPHYCELVGANPKVRPNPARFLQNCQAPGGFMSNRFVETNLFLEEIQIKEPAEKQKFFQELSKSLDAFPEDFCRHKVLPQLLTAFEFGNAGAVVLTPLFKVGKFLSAEEYQQKIIPVVVKMFSSTDRAMRIRLLQQMEQFIQYLDEPTVNTQIFPHVVHGFLDTNPAIREQTVKSMLLLAPKLNEANLNVELMKHFARLQAKDEQGPIRCNTTVCLGKIGSYLSASTRHRVLTSAFSRATKDPFAASRVAGVLGFAATHNLYSMNDCAQKILPVLCGLTVDPEKSVRDQAFKAIRSFLSKLESVSEDPTQLEEVEKDVHAASSPGMGGAAASWAGWAVTGVSSLTSKLIRSHPTTAPTETNIPQRPTPEGHWETQEEDKDTAEDSSAADRWDDEDWGSLEQEAESVLAQQDDWSTGGQVSRASQVSNSDHKSSKSPESDWSSWEAEGSWEQGWQEPSSQEPPPDGTRLASEYNWGGPESSDKGDPFATLSARPSTQPRPDSWGEDNWEGLETDSRQVKAELARKKREERRREMEAKRAERKVAKGPMKLGARKLD; from the exons ATGTGGTTCTTTGCCCGGGACCCGGTCCGGGACTTTCCGTTCGAGCTCATCCCGGAGCCCCCAGAGGGCGGCCTGCCCGGGCCCTGGGCCCTGCACCGCGGCCGCAAGAAG GCCACAGGCAGCCCCGTGTCCATCTTCGTCTATGATGTGAAGCCTGGCGCGGAAGAGCAGACCCAGGTGGCCAAAGCTGCCTTCAAGCGCTTCAAAACTCTACGGCACCCCAACATCCTGGCTTACATCGATGGACTGGAG ACAGAAAAATGCCTCCACGTCGTGACAGAGGCTGTGACCCCGTTGGGAATATACCTCAAGGCGAGAGTGGAGGCTGGTGGCCTGAAGGAGCTGGAGATCTCCTGGGGGCTACACCAGATCGTG AAAGCCCTCAGCTTCCTGGTCAACGACTGCAGCCTCATCCACAACAATGTCTGCATGGCCGCCGTGTTCGTGGACCGAGCTGGCGAGTGGAAGCTTGGGGGCCTGGACTACATGTATTCAGCCCAGGGCAACGGTGGGGGACCTCCCCGCAAGGGGATCCCCGAGCTTGAGCAGTATGACCCCCCGGAGTTGGCTGACAGCAGTGGCAGAGTGGTCAGAGAGAAGTG GTCAGCAGACATGTGGCGCTTGGGCTGCCTCATTTGGGAAGTCTTCAATGGGCCCCTACCTCGGGCAGCAGCCCTACGCAACCCTGGGAAG ATCCCCAAAACGCTGGTGCCCCATTACTGTGAGCTGGTGGGAGCAAACCCCAAGGTGCGTCCCAACCCAGCCCGCTTCCTGCAGAACTGCCAGGCACCTGGTGGCTTCATGAGCAACCGCTTTGTAGAAACCAACCTCTTCCTGGAGGAGATTCAG ATCAAAGAGCCAGCCGAGAAGCAAAAATTCTTCCAGGAGCTGAGCAAGAGCCTGGACGCATTCCCTGAGGATTTCTGTCGGCACAAGGTGCTGCCCCAGCTGCTGACCGCCTTCGAGTTCGGCAATGCTGGGGCCGTTGTCCTCACGCCCCTCTTCAAG GTGGGCAAGTTCCTGAGCGCTGAGGAGTATCAGCAGAAGATCATCCCTGTGGTGGTCAAGATGTTCTCATCCACTGACCGGGCCATGCGCATCCGCCTCCTGCAGCAG atgGAGCAGTTCATCCAGTACCTTGACGAGCCAACGGTCAACACCCAGATCTTCCCCCACGTCGTACATGGCTTCCTGGACACCAACCCTGCCATCCGGGAGCAGACGGTCAAG TCCATGCTGCTCCTGGCCCCAAAGCTGAACGAGGCCAACCTCAATGTGGAGCTGATGAAGCACTTTGCACGGCTACAGGCCAAGGATGAACAGGGCCCCATCCGCTGCAACACCACAGTCTGCCTGGGCAAAATCGGCTCCTACCTCAGTGCTAGC ACCAGACACAGGGTCCTTACCTCTGCCTTCAGCCGAGCCACTAAGGACCCATTTGCAGCGTCCCGGGTTGCGGGTGTCCTGGGCTTTGCTGCCACCCACAACCTCTACTCAATGAACGACTGTGCCCAGAAGATCCTGCCTGTGCTCTGCGGTCTCACTGTAGATCCTGAGAAATCTGTGCGAGACCAG GCCTTCAAGGCCATTCGGAGCTTCCTGTCCAAATTGGAGTCTGTGTCGGAGGACCCGACCCAGCTGGAGGAAGTGG AGAAGGATGTCCATGCAGCCTCCAGCCCTGGCATGGGAGGAGCTGCAGCCAGCTGGGCAGGCTGGGCCGTGACCGGGGTCTCCTCACTCACCTCCAAGCTGATCCGTTCGCACCCAACCACTGCCCCCACAGAAACCAACATTCCTCAAAGACCCACGCCTGAAG GCCACTGGGAGACGCAGGAGGAGGACAAGGACACAGCAGAGGACAGCAGCGCTGCTGACAGATGGGACGACGAAGACTGGGGCAGCCTGGAG CAGGAGGCCGAGTCTGTGCTGGCCCAGCAGGACGACTGGAGCACCGGGGGCCAAGTGAGCCGTGCTAGTCAG GTCAGCAACTCCGACCACAAATCCTCCAAATCCCCAGAGTCCGActggagcagctgggaagctGAGGGCTCCTGGGAACAGGGCTGGCAGGAGCCAAGCTCCCAGGAGCCACCTCCTGACGGTACACGGCTGGCCAGCGAGTATAACTGGGGTGGCCCAGAGTCCAGCGACAAGGGCGACCCCTTCGCTACCCTGTCTGCACGTCCCAGCACCCAG CCGAGGCCGGACTCTTGGGGTGAGGACAACTGGGAGGGCCTCGAGACTGACAGTC GACAGGTCAAGGCTGAGCTGGCCCGGAAGAAGCGCGAGGAGCGGCGGCGGGAGATGGAGGCCAAACGCGCCGAGAGGAAGGTGGCCAAGGGCCCCATGAAGCTGGGAGCCCGGAAGCTGGACTGA